One Oncorhynchus keta strain PuntledgeMale-10-30-2019 chromosome 22, Oket_V2, whole genome shotgun sequence DNA window includes the following coding sequences:
- the tspan3a gene encoding tetraspanin-3, with translation MGQCGITSSKTVLVFLNLIFWAAAGILCYVGAYVFITYDDYDHFFEDVYTLIPAVTIIAVGGLLFIIGLIGCCATIRESRYGLAAFVVLLLLVFVTEVLVVVFGYIYRSKVEDEVNHSIQKVYNEYNGTNTDAPSRAIDYVQRQLHCCGIHNYSDWRNTRWFNESRNNSIPVSCCKPNVSNCTGSLAHPGDLYPEGCEALVVKKLKEIIMYVIWAALTFAAIQVFGMLCAFVVLCRRSRDPAYELLMTRGIYA, from the exons GCAGCAGCAGGGATTTTGTGCTATGTTGGAGCCTACGTGTTCATCACGTATGATGACTACGACCACTTCTTTGAAGATGTGTACACCCTTATCCCTGCTGTGACCATAATTGCAGTAGGAGGCCTCCTTTTCATCATCGGTCTTATTGGATGTTGTGCCACAATACGAGAAAGCCGCTATGGGCTTGCAGCG TTTGTCGTCCTTCTCCTGCTGGTGTTTGTGACGGAAGTGCTTGTGGTGGTTTTTGGTTATATTTACAGGTCAAAG GTTGAAGATGAGGTCAATCACTCTATCCAGAAGGTGTACAATGAGTACAATGGCACCAACACAGATGCTCCGAGCCGTGCCATTGACTACGTGCAAAGACAG CTCCACTGTTGTGGGATTCACAATTACTCCGACTGGAGGAACACACGCTGGTTTAATGAGTCTCGAAACAACAGTATACCAGTGAGCTGCTGCAAACCTAACGTCAGCAACTGTACAGGATCTCTAGCCCATCCTGGAGACCTCTATCCAGAG GGTTGTGAAGCCCTTGTTGTGAAGAAACTAAAGGAGATTATTATGTATGTCATCTGGGCTGCACTGACGTTCGCTGCAATTCAG GTATTTGGGATGCTGTGTGCCTTTGTTGTGCTGTGCCGGAGGAGCCGTGACCCTGCCTATGAACTTCTCATGACGAGGGGAATCTACGCATAA